The following proteins are co-located in the Roseiconus lacunae genome:
- a CDS encoding fused MFS/spermidine synthase produces the protein MSAPESLQATPSLQATVSSQSECSSIDGDHPDDVGIVDSPRGRSLLWFAATTLLGAFLVFQVQPIISKCVLPWFGGTPAVWTTCMLFFQVLLFGGYLYAHVLRTWCSPVWQAVIHLTLLCVAALMVPIEPSDAWKPSGTESPTFYLLLMLARHVGLPYFVLSSTGPLIQAWLSLQDSSERVYRLYALSNAGSLFALLSYPFLFEPVLSVSDQSTLWSMLFLGFVLIQGYVAASLLRMRSRGPSREANAVESDIPSSPVTRLQMGVWVALPALASVMLLVVTNHVCQDIAVVPFLWVLPLSLYLASFIVCFDSPQWYRPKPIASVTLAALALIQGKAMLPGSIQLIAEASCYMVMLFGACLLCHGEVARLKPSTNHLTLYYALLSAGGALGGIIVAIVCPLLLNNHAELPFFVALVTALTFLLFFACRGWRRPDYDWAAASRLKYGALLVMVTPIITMAFVSKHRTIASQRNFFGVLTVREKPIGICLVHGSTLHGMQRHEPHQSQPTTYYGYESGVGHVIEAMQQERPALEIAVVGLGCGVLTTYGRPNDRFDLIEINPAVIEIADRHFTFMRDCPSQLERHLGDGRLVLERLTDKRFDLLVLDAFSSDAIPAHLLTRESMRLYKQRLADEGVLVIHTSNNHLELSPLVHRLGDDAGLESRMFEGIGDDSIGTTHSTWMILARQGHSIFQAPGLAGATSASAEQLRHAPLWTDQHHDLVSVLRLWQ, from the coding sequence ATGTCTGCCCCCGAATCGCTTCAAGCTACTCCATCGCTTCAAGCCACGGTATCGTCGCAATCGGAATGTTCGTCGATCGATGGAGATCATCCCGATGATGTCGGCATCGTCGACTCGCCTCGGGGACGATCGTTGTTGTGGTTTGCGGCGACGACGTTACTGGGGGCATTTTTGGTCTTCCAGGTCCAGCCAATCATCAGCAAGTGTGTGTTGCCATGGTTCGGCGGTACGCCGGCGGTATGGACCACATGCATGCTGTTCTTTCAAGTGTTGCTATTCGGCGGTTACTTGTATGCCCATGTGCTGCGAACGTGGTGTTCGCCGGTTTGGCAGGCCGTCATTCACCTGACGCTTCTTTGTGTTGCGGCGCTGATGGTCCCGATCGAACCGAGCGATGCGTGGAAACCAAGCGGCACCGAATCACCCACGTTTTACTTGCTATTGATGTTAGCGCGACATGTGGGGTTGCCGTACTTTGTGCTTTCTAGCACCGGACCGTTGATTCAGGCATGGCTCAGTTTACAAGACAGCAGCGAGCGTGTTTATCGCTTGTACGCGTTGTCGAATGCTGGGTCGCTATTTGCGCTGCTCAGTTATCCGTTTTTGTTCGAGCCGGTATTGTCGGTTTCCGACCAGTCGACGCTGTGGTCGATGCTGTTTTTAGGATTTGTTCTGATTCAAGGTTACGTCGCGGCGAGTTTACTACGAATGCGTTCACGTGGGCCATCGCGAGAAGCAAATGCGGTTGAATCCGATATCCCTTCATCGCCCGTCACGCGACTACAGATGGGCGTTTGGGTTGCGTTACCCGCACTTGCCAGCGTGATGTTGTTGGTGGTTACCAATCATGTTTGCCAGGACATCGCGGTTGTGCCTTTCTTGTGGGTGTTGCCACTGAGTTTGTATTTGGCCAGCTTCATCGTTTGTTTCGATTCGCCCCAGTGGTATCGACCAAAGCCGATCGCCTCGGTCACTTTGGCGGCGTTGGCATTGATTCAAGGTAAAGCGATGTTGCCTGGCAGCATCCAGCTGATTGCCGAAGCGAGCTGCTACATGGTGATGTTGTTCGGCGCTTGCTTACTGTGCCATGGCGAAGTCGCTCGATTGAAACCGTCGACGAATCATTTGACGCTGTATTACGCGCTTCTGTCGGCAGGAGGAGCACTCGGGGGAATCATCGTTGCGATCGTCTGTCCGTTGCTGTTGAACAATCATGCCGAGCTACCGTTCTTCGTCGCTTTGGTCACCGCACTAACCTTTCTGCTGTTCTTTGCCTGTCGCGGTTGGCGGAGGCCGGACTATGATTGGGCGGCCGCGTCACGACTGAAGTACGGGGCGCTGCTGGTAATGGTGACTCCCATCATCACGATGGCGTTTGTTTCCAAGCATCGCACGATTGCTTCGCAACGCAACTTCTTCGGCGTGTTGACCGTTCGTGAAAAGCCGATCGGCATCTGTCTCGTCCACGGCAGCACGCTCCATGGGATGCAGCGGCATGAACCGCATCAATCACAGCCGACGACATACTACGGTTATGAAAGCGGTGTCGGTCATGTGATCGAGGCTATGCAACAAGAACGCCCGGCGCTAGAGATCGCAGTGGTCGGACTGGGGTGTGGGGTGTTGACGACCTATGGGCGTCCGAACGATCGTTTCGATTTGATCGAGATCAACCCGGCGGTCATCGAGATTGCCGATCGCCACTTTACGTTCATGCGAGATTGTCCTAGTCAACTCGAACGGCATCTCGGCGACGGGCGATTGGTTCTCGAGCGTTTGACCGACAAGCGATTCGATCTCTTGGTGCTCGACGCCTTCAGCAGCGATGCCATCCCCGCACACCTGCTGACTCGCGAATCGATGCGGCTTTACAAACAACGATTGGCCGACGAAGGTGTCTTGGTTATCCATACGTCCAACAATCATTTGGAACTTTCGCCACTGGTCCATCGCCTCGGCGACGACGCAGGACTCGAGAGTCGAATGTTTGAAGGCATTGGGGATGATTCGATCGGGACGACTCATTCGACGTGGATGATACTTGCCCGCCAAGGACACTCCATTTTCCAAGCCCCCGGGCTTGCCGGTGCCACCAGTGCCAGCGCCGAACAGCTTCGTCATGCACCCCTCTGGACGGACCAACATCATGATTTGGTCAGCGTGTTACGGCTGTGGCAATAA
- a CDS encoding Rieske (2Fe-2S) protein, whose protein sequence is MSDFETVGKVDDFEKGRGRAVPVNGRMVAVFRQEDGDWHAIDDLCPHMGASLAEGYVEGNSVTCPWHAWRFCVADGTWEDNPRVKVDCFEVKIEGDDVLVREKEKE, encoded by the coding sequence GTGAGTGATTTCGAAACAGTCGGAAAAGTAGATGATTTTGAGAAAGGCCGCGGGCGGGCCGTCCCGGTCAACGGCCGCATGGTCGCCGTCTTTCGTCAAGAAGACGGGGACTGGCACGCGATCGATGACTTGTGCCCACACATGGGTGCCTCTTTAGCCGAGGGGTACGTCGAAGGCAATTCGGTAACGTGCCCATGGCATGCTTGGCGTTTCTGTGTCGCTGACGGAACCTGGGAAGACAACCCCCGTGTCAAAGTCGATTGCTTCGAGGTCAAAATCGAGGGCGATGACGTGCTCGTCCGCGAAAAGGAAAAGGAATAG
- a CDS encoding GNAT family N-acetyltransferase: protein MSVARPLPPPIASTTPGVGLQFRFASNHELLTLLPRWESLVNHCSWSNPCYEPEFLLAALRTLDDGAVQVLVAERNDRLVGLLPIVTKSLGPIPLRIAQAWRPEVAFDSTPLIDAECVVEVLEGILQTLRDVGHRMLDFNTVSGEPAFDLALFEAARRGSLNVFRRDRFQRAALRPQGTAEDYFPRVLSKNRRKKLSRALRGLESLGEISFETAQSDFQAREWMETFLDIEASGWKGNASTAFASEDETFRFFVDVVGRLIDSQKLDLSRLTVNSVPIAMLVDVRSNGHVACYKTAFDERYAEYSPGTLLERYNVERMHESGIELCDSCGDPDNELLNTLYEDRLTFQHLIVGLDRCGSTLTGLILPQLQSLSRFVRRLRGRS from the coding sequence ATGTCTGTCGCCCGTCCACTGCCGCCGCCCATCGCGTCGACAACACCAGGCGTCGGGCTGCAGTTTCGCTTCGCATCCAATCACGAACTACTGACGCTATTGCCGCGATGGGAATCGTTGGTGAATCATTGTTCGTGGTCTAATCCGTGTTACGAGCCGGAGTTCTTGTTGGCGGCTCTCAGAACGCTTGATGACGGTGCGGTCCAAGTTCTCGTCGCCGAGCGAAACGACCGTTTGGTTGGATTGCTTCCGATCGTGACAAAGTCGTTGGGGCCGATTCCTTTACGCATTGCGCAAGCGTGGCGACCGGAAGTAGCGTTTGATTCGACGCCGCTAATCGATGCGGAATGCGTCGTGGAGGTCTTGGAAGGAATTTTGCAGACGCTGCGCGATGTTGGTCACCGGATGTTGGATTTCAACACCGTTTCCGGCGAGCCAGCGTTTGATCTGGCCTTGTTTGAAGCCGCGAGACGCGGGTCACTGAATGTGTTTCGACGTGACCGATTTCAACGTGCCGCTTTACGTCCCCAAGGCACCGCCGAAGACTACTTTCCTCGCGTGTTGTCCAAAAATCGTCGCAAGAAACTTAGCCGTGCCCTTCGAGGACTCGAATCACTCGGCGAAATCAGTTTTGAAACCGCTCAATCGGATTTCCAGGCTCGGGAGTGGATGGAAACCTTTCTGGATATCGAAGCTTCGGGGTGGAAGGGGAACGCGTCGACAGCCTTCGCATCCGAAGACGAAACGTTTCGCTTTTTCGTCGACGTCGTCGGTCGACTGATCGATTCCCAAAAACTCGATTTGTCACGTTTGACCGTCAACTCCGTGCCGATCGCGATGTTGGTCGACGTGAGGTCGAATGGTCACGTCGCCTGCTATAAAACCGCTTTCGACGAACGCTACGCGGAGTATTCGCCCGGAACGTTGTTGGAACGATACAACGTCGAGCGGATGCACGAAAGCGGAATCGAACTCTGTGATTCCTGTGGCGACCCGGACAACGAACTACTCAACACTCTCTACGAAGATCGGTTGACGTTCCAGCATTTGATTGTCGGCCTGGACCGCTGCGGAAGCACATTGACCGGTTTGATTTTGCCGCAGTTGCAATCGCTTTCACGGTTCGTCAGACGCCTTCGCGGTCGATCATAG
- a CDS encoding metal-dependent hydrolase: MIKLTWLSHASWLIETKTMRILLDPFFADNPKATVGADDFADCTHVLVSHGHFDHVGDVPAVAKKSGAQVVAIFEIAQWFQEKHQLTNVVGMNIGGQIELPDGSLKMVPAIHSSVLPDGTYGGMPAGFVLNLGDRRIYFACDTAYFSDMKWYGGGVDIAVLPIGDLYTMGPHDCIEAIKIIEPKIVLPTHYGTWPPIEQNAAHWAAEVRAETDAKPVVLEVGESFEV; this comes from the coding sequence ATGATTAAACTGACATGGCTGTCGCACGCGAGCTGGTTGATCGAAACGAAAACCATGCGAATTTTGCTGGACCCGTTTTTCGCGGACAATCCCAAGGCAACCGTCGGCGCCGATGATTTCGCCGACTGCACCCACGTTCTGGTATCCCACGGACACTTTGATCATGTGGGCGATGTTCCCGCGGTGGCGAAAAAATCAGGTGCCCAGGTGGTCGCGATTTTCGAAATCGCCCAGTGGTTTCAAGAGAAGCACCAACTGACAAACGTGGTCGGCATGAACATCGGTGGCCAGATCGAGCTTCCCGACGGATCGCTGAAGATGGTGCCGGCGATCCACAGCAGTGTACTTCCCGACGGCACTTACGGCGGGATGCCCGCCGGTTTTGTTTTGAACCTCGGCGACCGCCGGATTTATTTCGCTTGTGACACGGCCTATTTCAGCGACATGAAGTGGTACGGAGGCGGGGTGGACATCGCGGTGCTGCCGATCGGTGATCTTTACACCATGGGGCCACACGATTGCATTGAAGCGATCAAGATCATTGAGCCGAAAATTGTGTTGCCAACGCACTACGGAACTTGGCCTCCGATCGAACAAAATGCGGCTCATTGGGCCGCAGAAGTTCGGGCCGAGACCGATGCCAAACCGGTCGTGCTTGAAGTCGGCGAGTCCTTTGAGGTCTAG
- a CDS encoding TIGR03960 family B12-binding radical SAM protein yields the protein MINQIRRKQLESRVWPHVQTPAQYVGGERNIVVKDHRTLRGKLAIGFPDAYTIGMSHHGLQVLYSLMNRREDWCAERVFTPWPDMEQLLREQEIPLYTLETFTALSEFDVVGLSLQYEISSPNVLTMIDLGGIPLESKDRTMADPLMVAGGPCCQNPEPMADYFDVMITGDGEPALPVICDLWLKLKNRCRREDGSFADGEAGRRQREDALAEVAKTLEYAYVPRFYQPTYANGRIAGLKPTRDDVPATIAPSVIKDLDGIPLPTSPIVPYIDCVHDRIAIEIMRGCPHLCRFCQSTVIKRPLRIREVETIVDAAWESYLNTGHNEISILSLSSSDYPHFEPLVKRLHEVFKPLGVNISVPSLRVNDQLRSLPQLIGTDRRSSLTLAPEVARDDMREQIRKKIKNSDLIEGCRNAFQNGFDSVKLYFMCGLPGEREVDLDGIVDLAETIATVGKEVRGRYARVTASVSNFVPKAHTPYQWNGMRHREYFKWAHKYLWNRRKIRSVNVKCHNIETSLLEGVLSRGDRRTGHAIRMAWERGARMDGWTEYLDPERWWTAINDAGIDIERQVHENYEMMDKLPWDHVNVKFGRAYLEKEQGRATVQLAAMANAV from the coding sequence ATGATCAATCAAATTCGGCGAAAACAACTTGAATCCCGAGTCTGGCCCCACGTCCAAACGCCCGCCCAATATGTCGGCGGTGAGCGGAACATCGTTGTCAAAGACCACCGCACGTTGCGCGGCAAATTGGCGATCGGATTCCCCGATGCTTACACGATCGGGATGAGCCACCACGGATTGCAGGTGCTGTATTCCTTGATGAATCGTCGCGAGGACTGGTGTGCCGAGCGTGTATTCACGCCCTGGCCGGACATGGAGCAACTGCTGCGTGAGCAGGAGATCCCCCTGTATACCCTGGAAACATTTACGGCACTCTCCGAGTTCGACGTCGTTGGTTTAAGTCTGCAGTACGAAATCAGTTCGCCCAACGTGTTGACGATGATCGATTTAGGCGGCATCCCGCTAGAGTCGAAGGATCGCACGATGGCAGATCCGCTCATGGTCGCTGGGGGACCTTGTTGCCAGAATCCCGAACCGATGGCGGACTATTTTGACGTGATGATCACCGGCGATGGAGAACCCGCCCTGCCGGTGATTTGTGATCTGTGGTTAAAGTTAAAGAATCGTTGTCGCCGCGAGGATGGTTCGTTCGCCGATGGCGAAGCCGGACGCCGGCAACGTGAGGATGCGCTCGCCGAAGTCGCTAAGACGCTGGAATATGCTTACGTCCCACGTTTCTATCAACCCACATACGCCAACGGACGGATCGCGGGGCTGAAGCCAACGCGTGATGACGTTCCTGCCACGATCGCACCGAGTGTGATTAAGGACCTTGATGGCATCCCGCTACCGACCTCGCCGATCGTTCCGTATATCGATTGTGTTCATGATCGAATCGCGATCGAGATCATGCGCGGCTGTCCCCACTTGTGCCGGTTCTGTCAAAGTACCGTGATCAAACGCCCGCTACGAATTCGCGAAGTCGAAACGATCGTCGATGCCGCTTGGGAAAGTTACCTCAATACCGGGCACAATGAAATCAGCATCCTGTCGCTTTCCAGCAGCGACTATCCGCACTTCGAACCGCTGGTCAAACGATTGCATGAGGTTTTTAAACCCTTGGGGGTCAACATTAGCGTGCCCAGTTTGCGCGTGAATGATCAACTGCGATCGTTGCCGCAACTGATCGGAACCGATCGACGAAGTTCGCTGACGCTCGCACCCGAGGTCGCGCGTGACGACATGCGAGAACAGATTCGCAAGAAGATCAAAAACAGTGACTTGATCGAAGGTTGTCGCAATGCGTTTCAAAACGGATTCGATAGCGTCAAGCTGTATTTCATGTGTGGGCTTCCTGGCGAACGCGAAGTCGACCTGGATGGGATCGTTGACCTTGCCGAAACGATCGCCACGGTCGGCAAAGAAGTTCGCGGTCGTTACGCACGTGTGACTGCCAGCGTTTCGAACTTTGTCCCTAAGGCTCATACGCCTTATCAATGGAACGGGATGCGACACCGCGAGTACTTCAAATGGGCCCATAAGTATCTGTGGAATCGACGCAAGATTCGCAGCGTGAATGTCAAATGCCACAACATCGAAACCAGTTTGCTCGAAGGTGTGCTCAGCCGTGGTGACCGACGTACCGGCCATGCGATTCGAATGGCATGGGAACGCGGTGCTCGAATGGACGGCTGGACCGAATACCTTGATCCGGAACGCTGGTGGACCGCGATCAACGATGCCGGTATTGATATCGAACGCCAAGTCCACGAGAACTACGAGATGATGGACAAGCTGCCTTGGGATCACGTTAACGTCAAATTTGGACGTGCGTACCTGGAAAAAGAGCAGGGCAGGGCGACGGTTCAATTGGCTGCAATGGCGAACGCCGTTTAG